Genomic DNA from Treponema pectinovorum:
TTGGAACATTTTTCAAAGACAAAAGAATATCAGGATATAAAATCTGGTTTTGAAAAAGCAGGCCTCAACGTGTGTGGATATTGCAGCTCTTTTAAATATCTAAAAGTTTATAAGCTCTTAAAAGAAAATTACAGACCTTCAAAAGAGCAACTTTTAGAATTGACTTTTGAAGATAAATGCTCATGCACAGAACAAGGGGCATTTATAAACGGAATTCTATACGCAACTGCAAATCGCCACGAAAGCGAAGGAAGAAAAAAGAATGTGTAAAGACTCTCAAATCTATTATGCAAATAGTCTAAACGACATTTTCTATCAGATGAACTCTATTCCGGGAATACGACTTGTAAGCGGTTGCACACAAAAAAAACATATTCCACCTGTAAGTCTCTGCGTTAGAAACATAGAAGAACTAAATTTTTCAAGAAAATATGAACGTTTTTTTGAATTTGGACCTGAGATAACTCTTTCTTCAATCTTAAAGATTGATCCTGCAAAACTTCCTCATGTTTTTTATGAAGCGGTAAAATCGATTGCAAATACGAACATCAGAAATATTGCAACTCTAGCAGGTAATATCTGTGCAGATGATTTTTATCATACGCTGGTTGCACCATTGGTTGCGCTTGACGCAAAACTTGAAATTCAAAGTCGAGACAAAACTGAATACATACAGATGGCAAAATTTAATGGAATTCCAAAAGATTTTGTTTTAACAAAAGTTATTGTACCAACAGACGATTGGGAAGTCGCTTTTTTTAAGAAATTGGGACCTCTCCACACTATAGACAGGAATTCCGCTTCGTTTGTTTTTCTTGCAAACACGGTAAAAGGTCAACTCTCAAATCTTAAAATTGCGTTTGCAGGATCTTTTTGCCTTAGAAGTTTTGACCTTGAAAACAGCCTTGTAGGTTCATATCTGCCTTTGACGAGGACAAGCATAGAAGACTTTCTAAAACTGGCAGAAGAAACTTACGACAGCGAATCGGCAAAAACTAAAGTTCCGCCGATTTTAAAAGACCAGTTTTTAAATCTCTTAAAATATTCTATCGAGCAGCTCACTTAATAAGCATTGCGTCTCCATAAGAAAAAAATCTGTATCGATTTTCGATAGCCTGCTTGTATGCCGAAAGTATATTTTCTCGTCCTGCAAAAGCGCTTACCAACATAAGCAAAGTGCTTTCTGGAGTGTGAAAATTTGTAAACATCTGGTCAACGCACCTAAATTTATAGCCAGGGTACATGAATATGTGGGTCGAAGAAGAGCCGCCTTTTACAAAACCGTTTTCATCGCTTGCAGATTCGAGAGTGCGGACAGAAGTTGTGCCAACAGCGAGAATTGGCCTGCCTTCTCCTTTTGCAGCATTTATTTTTTCTGCAACATCAAAACCAATAGAATAAACTTCTTCATGCATCTTATGGTCTTCGATATTTTCTGAGCGGACTGGAAGAAAAGTTCCAAGCCCAACATGAAGAGTAAGAAAAACCCTCTCGATTTTTTTTGCGTCCAATTTTTCAAACATCGCTTGCGTAAAATGAAGCCCAGCAGTTGGACAGGCAGAACTTCCAGTTTCTTTTGCATATATCGTTTGGTAACGCTCAGAGTCTGTGTCGTCATCTTCTCGTTTAATATAAGGAGGAAGCGGAATATGACCGTTTACAGCAAACCAAGAATCGTCCAAAGGAAAATCAAATTTGATAAGTCGAAACTCTCCAGAAAGTTCGCCCTGAGAATCGATTATTGTTCCAACAGAGCCATCGTTAAAAACATAGCGATTTCCTCTCTTAACTTTTTTTGCACCTTTTACCATCGTTTGCCACAGTTTTAAATCTGCACTCATCTGATTCAAAAACATAAATTCCTGTTCTCGTCCGCCCTGCCCCTGTTTTTCAACTTCTCGCCTTCCATAGCAGCGGCTTCGCCTAACTTTTGAATTGTTAAAAACCATCAAAGTGCCTTCTTCTATGAGACTTGGAAGGTCTTTCATTTTAAAATGGCTGACTTTCCCATCGTTTCTGCCCAAAAGCATGAGTTTATCATCGCCGCGAATTCCAGATGGTTTTTGAGCGATGAGCTCCTGCGGTAAATCAAAATTAAAATCTGTCAATTTCATAATATTCTCAATTTTAGATAATAAAATATTATCTTTAAAATAAACTATTCTGTTTGTTCAAATTGTCGCTGGATTCAAAACAAAAATTTGAACTCAAAACAAACTATTCTGTCCGTTAGAATTATCCTTGTACTCAAGTCCCAAATGCTCATAAGCTTTTGCCGTAACGATTCTTCCGCGTGGCGTTCTCTGCAAAAGCCCACACTGAATAAGATACGGCTCGTAATAATCTTCAAGCGTATCCTGTGCTTCGCCAATGCTTATTGCAAGAGTTTCCGCGCCCACAGGACCTCCACCAAAGTTTTTTATTATGGAAAGGAGAATTTCCCTGTCGTATTTTTCAAGCCCCATCTCATCAATTTCAAGCCTTTGTAATCCTTTTTGAACGGTCTTTACGGAAATCACTTTAAAACCTTCAACCTGTGCAAAATCTCTCATTCGTCTCAATACTCGGTTTGCAACACGAGGAGTGCCACGGCAGCATTTTGCAAGGTACAATGCCGCTTCATCTTCAATTCCAATCTCTAATATTTTTGAACTCCTGTGTATTATTGAAGCCAGTTCTTTTTGAGTGTAAAACTCAAAGCGTGGAATAAAACCAAAACGACTGCGAAGTGGACTTGAAACAGCACCCGCTTTTGTCGTTGCTCCAATCAAAGTAAAAGGCGGAAGAGGAATACGAACTGTTCTTGCGGCTGCTCCTTGCCCTATAATCCAGTCTAATTCAAAGTCTTCCATCGCAATGTAAAGCATTTCTTCGATTGCAGGTTTTAACCGATGAATTTCATCTATAAAAAATACCGTTCTCTCCGTGATTGTAGATAAAATTCCTGCTAAATCCTTTGGTTTATCAAGAGCAGGTGCACTTGTAACTTTAAAATCAACGCCAAGTTCGTGTGCTGTAATTTGTGCCAAAGTAGTTTTTCCAAGACCTGGCGGGCCTATGAGCAAAAGGTGGTCGAGCGGCTCTTGCCTTATTTTTGCGGCTTTTATGAAAGTCGAAAGATTCTTTTTAACTCCTTCCTGTCCTAAAAAATCACAAAGAAGTTGAGGGCGTAACGAGTTTTCCTGTTCATCAAAATCCGTTAAATCGGAGCGGACGATTGCCGAAAAATCAGAATGCATTTGTGTAGAATTTTCCATAATTATGCAAACTCCACAATCGCTTTTCTAAATATAAAATCTTCCTGTTCTTTTTGAGATTTATCCTTTAAGAACTCTTGATTTTTGCTCGCCAATTCCAAAACTTTCTGTTCAACATTCTTTTTTTCGTATCCCATGCTTACCAATGAAGAAACGACATCTGCAAAAGGATTTGAATTTTCAAGCCTTACGATTTTGCTATCTTCTAACAAGGTTAATTTGCCTTTTAAAGCGAGCATCATCTTTGCCGCGGTCTTTTTCCCAACTCCTTGAATTTTTTCGAGGCTTGCAACATCGCCGCTTTCAAGAATCTGCATCAAAGTGGAAGAACTCACACTGCTCATTATTTTTACAGCACCTTTAGGCCCAACTCCGTCAACCTTTAATAAATCGAGAAAAATCGCTCTTTCTTCTTTTGAAGAAAATCCGTACAAAGTCATTAAATTATCTGTGTGCTGTAACCAAGTATAAACTTTTGCTTCCGCTCCAACATTTGGAAAAAGTTCGAGGTTAGAATCTGGAACGCAAAAATCCCATTCAATGCCGTTTTGCGATAAAAAAAGCTGCTTAGGAAATTTTCCAGTTATTAAACCTGTTATAGAATTGAACATAGTACGATTTTAGCAGATTTTCAATTTGTGATGAAGATGTGTTATAGCTCCTGCAAGTGCGTCCGCTGCGTGATCTGGTTTGGGCTCTGTTTCTAGGCCGAGTAAAATTTTTACATATTTTTCTACTAGAGCCTTATCTGCACGGGCAGTTCCTGTTACAGCCTGCTTTATTTGATTCGGTTTATACTCGCTTAGAGGAATACAATTTTGAGCTAAAACCAAAGTGCAAACACCCTTAGCTTCTGCCACAGAAATTCCTGATGACACATTTTTTACAAAAAAGAGCTCTTCCATTCCCGCTTCTAAAGGTTTAAATTCATCGATTACCGCTTGCAAACTCGAAGCGATTTTTAAAAGTCGTGTTCCCAAAGTTTCATCGCTTTTTGTAGTTATGCAACCGTAACTCACCATTCTGTAACGACCTTTAAAATAATCGACGATTCCAAAACCCGTATTTGCAAGGCCAGGATCAATTCCAAGCACACGCCTAACGCAATCGTTGTGTTTTTTTTCGTTTGGAGAGTTCGTTTCTTTTTGAAATAGAATTTGATTAAATTGATTTGAATCCATTTTTATAAAGCAGCGTGAAAAAAATAAACCACGGCTCGATTATATTTTCATAGCCGTGGTCTTAAGTTTTTTTTGAAAAAAAAATTTCTTAAAAACTATTATTCCATCACAAAGTCTTCAGGATATTCAGCGGTATGATAAACATTCTGAACGTCATCGTTATCTTCGAGTTTGTCAATTAGCTTTTGAACTTTTGCAGCAGTTTCGCTATCAACTGCTGTATAAGCATCTGGAACAAGTCCTACATCGGCAGAAAGTGTTTCAAAGCCCTTTTCGTTTAAAGCATCTGCAACAGCAGAAAATGCATCTGGAGATGTAGTTACTGTAATAACACCTGACTCGTTTACGATATCATCAGCACCGGCTTCCAAAGCAGTTTCCATAACTTCATCTTCGCTAACTTTCTCTGCATCGAGTTCAATCGTACCTTTGCGCTGGAACATACGGCTAACAGAACCTGTTGTTCCAAGGTTTCCACCACTTTTTGAAAAGATATTTCGTACATCGGCAGCAGCACGATTGTGGTTGTCTGTAAGAACTTCAACCATAACTGCAACTCCACCAGGAGCGTATCCTTCGTATACCAATTCTTCGTAAGATGTTGCGCCGTCTTCTCCAGTTCCCTTTTTGATTGCACGGTCAATGTTATCTTTTGGCATATTTGCCGCACGTGCTTTAATTATTACAGTGCGAAGACGAGGGTTTGAGTTAGGATCTCCACCACCCATCCTTGCGGCAATAGAAATTTCCTTTATGAATTTTGTAAATAATTTACCGCGCTTGGCATCTGCAATGCCTTTTGCATGTTTTATGGTTGCCCATTTACTATGTCCTGACATGGATAACTCCTTCTAAAAGATTACGAATTGATTTATCACTATATCACAAAGATGCGATTTTTATCAATCCCTAGAATTTCAATTTGTTTTTGAGCGAAGATGCCGCCTCTGCCGCAGCAGAAGATGCTTTTCCCTTAGCTGAATCTGCAAGTTTTTTGTTAAGTTCCGCCCTTTTAGATTCTAACTGCTTGTTTACAACATCGAATGCAGAATTTGAATCCTTTATTCCGGTTGAAATTTGACTGAATTGCGAAATATATTGATTAACCGCTTCTGAAGAACCCAGTTTTTCGTTCAACTTAGAAACCGCCTGTTCCCTTACATTTGCAAGCTCTTTGTTAGCCACAGACGAAATCGCATTTGAAAGCAAATCCTCAAAATTTGAAGCAATTTTTAAACCTATTCCATTTTTCTCGCTAAATGAAAAATCAGCCTTTGCTTCGACGCTCTTTATCGAAGCCAGCGCAGTTGAATAAATTCTATTTGCAAGTTCCGAATCGAGAGAGAGTGAACTTACATTTGCAGGATTCATAAAAATTGAAGCTCCACCAGAAAAACTAAAATCCGAAGACGCTGTGAGTTTTGCAGAAAGATTTGATTTTCCTTCAAATTTTGGAGCACCGCTTACAGATACATTTTTTGCAAGGTCAATCGTCAACGGAAAGTTGCTGCCAGAATAATCTGCAAAAACAAGCGGATTTTGAGTTTGACTTCTTGCGTCAACAACTAAATTCGCTTTATGCAAAAGATTTTGTCTTTCGACAGTGCCTTTAATCACCCAAGGCTCGCCGCGTTTATTCATGTCGTTTGAAATATTTGTCGCAAAAAAGTCAATTCCGCTACCAGAACCGTGAGCCTTTTCAATTAAGAAAGAAGGAATATTGTCTTTTTTCCAGTAAACTGTTCGCCCTGCATAGCGTTTGTCAGCCTCCTTTGCTTTTTTGACAGATTTTTTATCCGCTTTTGAAGATTTTTCATTTGTGGAAGAAGATTTCATATTTGAAGCATAGGAAATCAACTGTTTTAAATACGGATAATATTTTCCAAGCATAGCATAGCCAGAGCGTTCGATAGTTTCTGACAATGCATTTTTTGCTTTTCCCACATCTAAAATAGAAAGTTGAGAAGAAAGTAAATCCTTATCGCTTGAAATTGCATCGTTTAATTTTTTTTGCAGAAGAGAAACTCTGGAACTGTCGCTTTCAAACGAAGAAATCGAAGAATCCAAATTAGTTTTCGCATTTTTTACTGTGGTTGTAGCCTGTTCAATCTGTTTTAAAAGAGCAGGAATTTCTGTAACATTTACGTTTGAAACATTTATTGAAGTAAGCGTTTTTACGCTTTCCTGAACTTTAGAAACTTCCGCCTTTAATTCTTCTGGTTTTGACTTCCATTTTTCCACGAGAACTTTTAATTCTTCTTCAACTTCTTTTGCAACTTTTTGCGACTGCAAACCGTCTTTTATTTTTTCTGTAATTGCATTTGGATCATAACTTGCAAATAAATCTGCAATCGCATTTTTTGCTTCGTCTGGATTCGAGCCCATTTTTGCTTTTAGAGAATCATAAAACTTTGTATCGTCATTTTTCTTGGCCTTTTTTTCCAGAGAGGCTTTTTTTGCTGGAAGTTTACCGCTTTTTGTGCGGTCTGTATTCAAGGCAATTCCTGTAATTTCGATATTTTGAGCATCAAAACGAGCGCGCAAAAGTTGAGTAAGGTTAAAATCCAAGTCCAATTTATTAAATTGAAAGAGGTTTTTCATTTCATCTTCTGCCGAAGCCTGCGCAAGATTTTTTACGGTGAGTCTTGCGCCAAAAATTTCTACATTTACACTGGCAATATCGCACTTAGCACCAAAAATTCCCTGCATTCCGCTTTTTATCGCAAATTTTGCAATCGGATTTTTAAAAATCGTAACAGTAATTCCAATCGCTGCCAAAACTACAGCTACCGCTATAAACGAAGCAAGTTTTATTCGACCTCGATTTGCTTTTATTTCTTTAGAAAGAGTTTTTAGCCTTTTCAATTCTTTTTTTGTAAAAGTTAAATCCTTTGAAACAGCAAGCACATCGCGACCTTTTTTATCCTTTTCTTCGGTAAAAAGCGAAACGACATATACCTTATCGCTATCGATGTATAATTTTGAAGAAATCTTTTTTTCAAATTTCTTTTTTGCATACTTCTTTTTAAAAAGTGCAGGAAGTTTTTTTGCTGCAAAGCGTTTTTCTATCTTTTCTTTTTTCATGCTTTTTCTCCAACCATAGATGCCAATTTTGAAATGAGCGGAAGTTTTGTCATCGCCTTCCAGATTTTAGAGCCTTTCACTATTGGAGCCGCGTATTTTCTCCAGAGGAAAACCAAAAGTCGCCCTAAAAAATAAAGCGGAACATAAAGAGCAAGTCCGCATAAAAAAGAGCCCATAACTACAGAGTTGTTAAATTTTGTAAAGGCAACAAAAGGAATGTCCAATAAGGTTGCAAAAAACGGAGCAAACGAAGGAATCGTTAAAAAAGAGTAGCCCACAAAATCAAAAAAGCCGTCAAAAGCAGGGGAAACCGCCGCACCTATCAAAATCATCAAAAGATAAGACGGACGATTTATTCTCACAAACAAGATAAAAACGAATGCCAAAACCCATAACAAGTTGCCCTTTGGCATAAGCCCCAAAATCGCACCGCAAGCAAACGCGTGTGCAATTTCTGCTGGATTAACATTTGAATTAAACGCCTTTAATAATTTTACAATTTTCTTAACCATGCCGACATTTTACTACAATAATGGAAAATGTTAAAATTGGGTAACGAAAAAATAATAATAAATTTGGATGTCAAAAATGCAAAATAAAACATTTGTCATTGCGGAAATTGGAACTTCTCATTCAGGAAATTTTGAAAAAGCAAAAAAACTAATAGATGCAGCCTTTGAAGCTGGAGCAGATGCGGTAAAGTTTCAATGGGTTTACGCTGACGAAATTTTGCATCCAGATACAGGCTTTGTCGATTTGCCAGGCGGAAAAATTCGCCTCTACGACAGTTTTAAATCTTTAGAAGTTGAACCAAAGTTTTTTAGAGATTGCCTTTCTTATGCACATGAAAAAAAAATCAAATTCGCCTGCTCTCCATTTGGACTTCGTTCATTAAAAGAACTTTTAGAAATAAAACCAGACTACATAAAAATTGCAAGCCCAGAGTTAAACCACATTCCTCTTTTAAAATCACTTGCAGATTTTAGAGCACAGCAGGAAAAAAACTTACAGGAGATGATTCCTGTAATAATTTCCAGCGGAGTTTCAAAATTACAGGACATCCAAAATGCGATTGAGCTTCTAGGCACAAAAAATCTCACGCTTCTCCACTGCATAACTTTTTATCCGGCACCAGAAGAACAGTACAATCTTCGTCTAATAAAAACACTGGCACAAAAGTTCAATATAAAAACAGGCGTTAGCGATCATTCTTTAAGCCCAATCCTCGTTCCAAGCCTTGCAGTAAGCCAAGGCGCGAGCATGATAGAAAAACACATAACTTTAAGTCATTTGACAGACGGCCTCGACGACAAAGTTGCACTCACTCCAGAGGATTTTGCACTGATGTGTCACTGCGTTCATCAAAGCGATGCGGTTATGCGCCATTATGGGACCGAAAAAGGCGAAAAAGAAATAATACGCCAGCTTGAATCTACAGAAGGCAAAGGACGCATAGAAAAAATACTTGGCGATGGAATAAAAAAACTCGCTCCAATCGAAGAACAAAATTATGGCAGAACAAATCGAAGCCTCCACTTTGTAAAAAATCTAAAAAAAGGAGCAATCATAAAAAAAGAAGACATAGCAGTTTTGCGAACCGAAAAAAATTTAACCGCAGGAATAAGCCCTCTTTATCTCGAAAACACAATCGGAAAAACTCTAACGCGCGACGTAAAATCTGGAGAAGGGGTTTTGTTCACAGATTTTTCGTAAAATGAATGTGTTCTTAGTTTGAATTTTATTTTGGGCGGCTTTTTGCTCCATTGCATTGCGCAAAAAACGGGCTTTGCGGGGTTCCGCTTTCGCTCCAGCCTCCTCGCTCGCTGCGTTGGCCGCTGTGTACACGGATGTACACCTACAATCAAATGTTGGCAGTTTTAGTAATAAAACTGTCTGTTTCAAGAAAACACGGAAGTTTTCTTGAAACGCAAATCCCTTGCCGCATTTGTCGCACCTCCTGTGCGACTTACAACAAAATGTCAACACTTTTCGTTTTAATTGTATAAAAATTAAAATTTCATTATCATCTATTGCATTATGGCAGATTTAATTCACCCGAAAGTGTTAAAGGGCTTTCGCGACATACTTCCTCAAGACGAAATTCTTCGTTCACAGCTTATAGAAAAAATTACAAAAGTTTACCGTTCGTTCGGTTTTGTTCCAATCGATACTCCAGTTCTCGAATATTCAGAAATTTTACTCCGAAAATCCAATGGCGAAACAGAAAAGCAGGTTTTTCGATTTTTAGATAACGGCAATCGCGACGTTGCTCTCAGATTCGACTTAACTGTGCCTTTTGCACGCTTTACAGCAGAACACGAAAGCGAACTGTACTTTCCTTTTAAACGCTATCACATCTCAAAAGTTTGGCGAGGCGAAAAACCACAAGCTGGCCGCTATAGAGAATTTGTTCAATGCGATATAGATACGGTCGGTTCAGATTCTGCTGCAACAGATTTTGAAATTTTAAGTTTGATGAAAGCCGCTTTTGAAGAAATCGGCGTAAAAGACATAACGATTCACGTAAACCACAGAGGGATTTTCAACCGTTTCTTAAAAAAAATTGGTTCAAGTGAAAAATCAGAAGAAATTTTGCGCTCTGTAGACAAGCTTGCAAAAGTAGGCAAAGAAGAAGTTAAAAACGAATTACTCGAATATACAGGCTCAAAAGAAAAAGCAGAAGAAATTCTAAAATATATCTCTGGCAACAAAGACTTCCTTTCAACTTTGGATATGCTCGAAGAAATGGCTGGCGGAATCGAAAGCGACACAAAAAGGATGCGCGAAATTTTTGAGATGATGAAGGCAAGCGGCATAGAAGCAAGTTTTGTCTTAGATCCTTCCATAACAAGAGGGCTCGACTACTACACAGGCATTGTTTACGAAACATTTTTAAATGAACTTCCATCCATTGGCTCAGTTTGCTCCGGCGGTCGCTACGATAACCTTGCAGGGCTTTACACAAAAACTCATCTTCCTGGAGTTGGAGCATCTATAGGTCTTGACCGCTTGATTGCAGGACTTGAACAACTTGGAAAACTCGAAAAAAAAGGCAGTTATCTCGATGCAGAAATTTTCTGTTTAGACAAGGCTCTTTCCATTCACTACCAGAAAGTCGCTTCTATGCTAAGGGATAAAGGAATAAACACAGAAGTTTTTCCAGACGACAAAAAAATGGGGCATCAATATGCATATTGCGAATCAAAGACAATTCCTTGGGGAATCATCATAGAAGAAAAAGATGCGCAATCGAACAAAATCAATCTAAAAAATCTTTCCACGCGAGAAATTTTTGAAAGCTTGAGCGTAGAAGACGCTGCACAAAAAATCCTGCAATCAAAACGCAAAATCGATTAAAGGTCAAAATCCTTGAGTGCTTTTTCTGCCTTTAATCTGTTAGAAAAAATTTGAGTCAAATTTTCTGGAATCCAGCCTTCTCCTATAAAAATCCATTTTTCGTAACTGTCTTCCATTTTTGTGGAAGACATTCCCTCTATCATCCTTATCTCGCCTCGCCTAAGGTGATTTGTAACTTCTGCCTCGTAATTTGGCAAGCGATAGCAGGCTGCATAAGGAGAAGTAATTAAAACCCACTCCACTCCTGGTTCTACAGAAAGAGGATTACGAGAATCAAAAACGGGTAAATCGTTTCTTTTTTCGCAGGAAATAAAATTTACAATTGAAAAAAGACTAAAAACAAAAACGGCAAAAATTAAAAAAGGTTTTTTCATCGGTTAATCTATCGAATTAGCAAAAAATTTACAAACCTGCGGATATATCAAAAGGTCAGAATCGACAAATGACAAGGTTGGAATTTCAGAAAGTTCAGCCCAGCGATATTCAGAATGTTCTGTAAGAGTAAACTTCTGTGCGATTCCATCATGAGGAAACCTCACAAGATATGCGTTGAGTTCAAAATCATCGCCAAAATGCTTAAAAGTTGCCTGAGCAATCTTTTCGCCTACTTCAACTTCCACTCCAAATTCTTCGTGACATTCTCTCGTTACAGATTGCTCGTCGGTTTCGCCTGCATCAACTTTTCCGCCTGGAAATTCCCAACGCCCACCCATCTGACCAACAGGGTTTCGCTTTGCAATAAAAACTTTATTCTCTTTAAATGCTATGCAGGCAATAGATTTTTTATTCATTTTTACTCCAAATTTTTTAAATCTAAAATTCTATAAAAACAAAACTCTTGGAAAAATAAAATGAAGGAATCCTGCAATTATACAAAAAATTCCCAAATATTTTCTTCCAT
This window encodes:
- a CDS encoding (deoxy)nucleoside triphosphate pyrophosphohydrolase, which encodes MNKKSIACIAFKENKVFIAKRNPVGQMGGRWEFPGGKVDAGETDEQSVTRECHEEFGVEVEVGEKIAQATFKHFGDDFELNAYLVRFPHDGIAQKFTLTEHSEYRWAELSEIPTLSFVDSDLLIYPQVCKFFANSID